The sequence CCCCGACGAGTTCAAGGGCCAGGTCGAGCTGATCGGCGAGCTCCTGGACGCGATGCACGCGCCCCGCTTCGCCGTCGACGGCTTCGAGGCCGACGACATCATCGCGACCCTCGCCACCCAGGCCGAGGCCGAGGGCTTCGACGTACTGATCGTCACCGGCGACCGCGACTCCTTCCAGCTGGTCAGCGAGCACACCACCGTGCTGTACCCGACCAAGGGCGTCTCGGAGCTGACCCGGTTCACCCCGGAGAAGGTGTTCGAGAAGTACGGCTTGACGCCCGCCCAGTACCCCGACTTCGCCGCCCTGCGCGGTGACCCGTCCGACAACCTCCCCGGCATCCCCGGCGTCGGCGAGAAGACCGCCGCGAAGTGGATCAACCAGTTCGGCTCCTTCGCCGAGCTGGTCGAGCGCGCCGAGGAGGTCAAGGGCAAGGCGGGCCAGAACCTCCGCGACCACCTGGAGTCGGTCAAGCTCAACCGCGTCCTCACCGAGCTGGAGCGCCAGGTCGAGCTGCCGAAGGCGGTCACCGACCTGGAGCGCGCGCCGTACGACCGCAAGGGCGTCGCGCTGATCCTGGACACCCTGGAGATCCGCAACCCGTCCCTGCGCGAGCGCCTCTTCGCCGTCGACCCCGGCACCGAGGAGGCCGACACCACCCCGGCCACCGCCGAGGGCGTCGAGATCGACGGCACCGTCCTGCGCACCGGCGAACTCGCCCCCTGGCTCGCCGAGCACGGCACCGGGCCCCTGGGCGTCGCCACCGTGGACACCTGGGCGCTGGGCAGCGGCTCCGTCGCCGAGGTCGCCCTGGCGGCGGCCGGGGGAGCGGCCGCCTGGTTCGACCCCGCCGAGCTGGACGAGGCCGACGAGAACGCGTTCGCGGCCTGGCTGGCGGACGCCGAGCGCCCCAAGGTGTTCCACAACGCCAAGGGCGCCATGCGCGTCTTCGCCGAGCACGGCTGGCGCATCGAGGGCGTGCGCATGGACACCGCGCTCGCCGCCTACCTGGTCAAGCCCGGCCGGCGCTCCTTCGACCTGGACGCGCTGTCCCTGGAGTACCTGCACCGCGAGCTGACCCCCGCCGCCGCGGCCGACGGCCAGCTCGCCTTCGGCACGGACGAGGCCGCGGAGGCCGAGGCCCTGATGATCCAGGCCCGCGCCGTGCTGGACCTCGGCGAGGCGTTCGAAGGCCGCCTGGAGGAGGTCGGCGCCGCCGATCTGCTGCGCGACATGGAGCTGCCCACCTCCGCCCTGCTCGCCCGCATGGAGCGGCACGGCATCGCCGCGGACCGCGCGCACCTCGACGCGATGGAGCAGATGTTCGCGGGTGCGGTGCAGCAGGCCGTGAAGGAGGCGCACGCGGCCGCGGGCCACGAGTTCAACCTGGGCTCGCCCAAGCAACTCCAGGAGGTCCTCTTCAACGAGCTGGCCCTGCCCAGGACCAAGAAGACCAAGACCGGCTACACCACGGACGCCGACGCCCTGGCCTGGCTCGCCACCCAGACGGACAACGAGCTGCCGGTGATCATGCTCCGCCACCGCGAGCAGGCCAAGCTCCGTGTCACCGTCGAGGGCCTGGTCAAGACCATCGCGGGCGACGGCCGTATCCACACCACCTTCAACCAGACGGTGGCCGCGACCGGCCGGCTGTCCTCCACGGACCCGAACCTCCAGAACATCCCGGTCCGCACCGACGAGGGCCGGGCGATCCGGCGCGGCTTCGTCGTCGGCGAGGGCTTCGAGTCCCTGATGACCGCCGACTACAGCCAGATCGAGCTGCGCGTGATGGCGCACCTCTCCGAGGACGAGGGCCTGATCAGGGCGTTCACCTCCGGTGAGGACCTGCACACCACGGCCGCCTCCCAGGTCTTCGGCGTCGAGCCGGCCGCGGTGGACGCGGAGATGCGCCGCAAGATCAAGGCGATGTCGTACGGCCTGGCGTACGGCCTGTCCGCGTTCGGCCTCTCCCAGCAGCTGAACATCGAGGCGGCGGAGTCCCGCGCCCTGATGGACGCGTACTTCGAGCGCTTCGGCGGGGTCCGCGACTACCTGCGCCGCGCCGTGGACGAGGCCCGGGCCACGGGCTACACGGCGACCGTCTTCGGACGCCGCCGCTATCTGCCCGACCTCAACAGCGACAACCGCCAGCGCCGCGAGGCCGCCGAGCGGATGGCCCTGAACGCGCCCATCCAGGGCACGGCGGCGGACATCGTCAAGATCGCCATGCTCAAGGTGGACGCCGCGCTGCGGGCCGCGGACCTGAGGTCCCGGATGCTGCTCCAGGTCCACGACGAAATCGTCCTGGAGATCGCCCCCGGTGAGCGCGCCCGCGTCGAGGAGCTCGTCCGCCACGAGATGTCCGGCGCCGTGAGCCTCAAGGCCCCTCTGGACGTCTCGGTCGGCGTCGGCCCGGACTGGGAGTCGGCCGCGCACTAGCCCACGCCGCGACGGCCGAGGAGCCGCCGCGCCCGGGCCGCAGCGGTGAGGGGCGCCGTATCCCGTCGGGATACGGCGCCCCCGGCCGCCCGCGCAAGCCGGGATCCCCCATTCCGCGCCGGTACCACAAAGACGGCTCAACCCCCGGCGGGACCGTCACTCACGTGGCCCCCGTCAAAACGCCCCGCACCCTCCGCAGCCGCAACACTGCGGGCATGGGTATACGCATGCTTCACCGCCGGACGCCCGAGGCAGTGACCCGGGTCTGGGCGGACCCCGCCTCGGGCGAGGCACAGGCACTGCCCGCCTCGCCGGTCCCGGCCCTCGCGGCCGACGCAAGCACCGCCCGCATCCCCGCCGACCCGGCCACGACCGTCCGCAGGGCCGCCCGGAACGCCCGGCGCGGGCTCAAGGACCGCGCCAACCGGACCGGGGCCGCCGCTCGCGCCCACGACTGGCGCCAGTGGACCGATCTGGCCCGCGGCTATCTCGCGCTCACGCTCACACTGATCCCGAGATCCCGCCCC is a genomic window of Streptomyces sp. WP-1 containing:
- the polA gene encoding DNA polymerase I translates to MAETASKKTDKTPGGSRPRLMLMDGHSLAYRAFFALPAENFTTATGQPTNAIYGFASMLANTLRDEAPTHFAVAFDVSRKTWRSERFTEYKANRSKSPDEFKGQVELIGELLDAMHAPRFAVDGFEADDIIATLATQAEAEGFDVLIVTGDRDSFQLVSEHTTVLYPTKGVSELTRFTPEKVFEKYGLTPAQYPDFAALRGDPSDNLPGIPGVGEKTAAKWINQFGSFAELVERAEEVKGKAGQNLRDHLESVKLNRVLTELERQVELPKAVTDLERAPYDRKGVALILDTLEIRNPSLRERLFAVDPGTEEADTTPATAEGVEIDGTVLRTGELAPWLAEHGTGPLGVATVDTWALGSGSVAEVALAAAGGAAAWFDPAELDEADENAFAAWLADAERPKVFHNAKGAMRVFAEHGWRIEGVRMDTALAAYLVKPGRRSFDLDALSLEYLHRELTPAAAADGQLAFGTDEAAEAEALMIQARAVLDLGEAFEGRLEEVGAADLLRDMELPTSALLARMERHGIAADRAHLDAMEQMFAGAVQQAVKEAHAAAGHEFNLGSPKQLQEVLFNELALPRTKKTKTGYTTDADALAWLATQTDNELPVIMLRHREQAKLRVTVEGLVKTIAGDGRIHTTFNQTVAATGRLSSTDPNLQNIPVRTDEGRAIRRGFVVGEGFESLMTADYSQIELRVMAHLSEDEGLIRAFTSGEDLHTTAASQVFGVEPAAVDAEMRRKIKAMSYGLAYGLSAFGLSQQLNIEAAESRALMDAYFERFGGVRDYLRRAVDEARATGYTATVFGRRRYLPDLNSDNRQRREAAERMALNAPIQGTAADIVKIAMLKVDAALRAADLRSRMLLQVHDEIVLEIAPGERARVEELVRHEMSGAVSLKAPLDVSVGVGPDWESAAH